Proteins from one Geomonas agri genomic window:
- the upp gene encoding uracil phosphoribosyltransferase, with product MSVHEVNHPLVKHKIGLMRESGISTKKFRELTAEIACLLAYEATRDFPLEPRAITGWDGSTIEIQQIKGKKVTVVPILRAGIGMLDGVLDMIPNAKVSVVGLARNEETLEAHTYFERFVGKLDERLALIIDPMLATGGSMAATIEMLRKSGCRQIRVLCLVAAPEGLQKITSAYPDIDVYVAAIDDRLNEHGYILPGLGDAGDKIFGTK from the coding sequence ATGAGCGTCCACGAAGTAAACCACCCCCTGGTGAAGCACAAGATTGGCCTGATGCGCGAGTCCGGTATCAGTACGAAAAAGTTCCGGGAACTCACCGCAGAGATCGCCTGCCTGCTCGCCTACGAGGCCACCCGCGATTTCCCGCTGGAGCCCCGTGCCATCACCGGCTGGGACGGCAGCACTATCGAGATCCAGCAGATCAAGGGGAAAAAGGTGACCGTGGTGCCCATCCTGCGCGCCGGCATCGGCATGCTCGACGGCGTCCTGGACATGATTCCCAACGCCAAGGTGAGCGTGGTGGGCCTGGCCCGCAACGAGGAGACCCTGGAGGCGCACACCTACTTCGAGCGTTTCGTGGGGAAACTGGACGAGCGCCTGGCGCTGATCATCGATCCCATGCTCGCCACCGGCGGCTCCATGGCTGCCACTATCGAGATGCTCAGGAAAAGCGGCTGCCGCCAGATCCGGGTGCTCTGCCTGGTGGCGGCACCGGAGGGGCTGCAGAAAATCACCTCGGCCTATCCCGACATTGACGTCTACGTGGCCGCCATCGACGACCGGCTCAACGAGCACGGCTACATCCTGCCCGGTCTGGGCGACGCCGGCGACAAGATCTTCGGCACCAAGTAA
- a CDS encoding uracil-xanthine permease family protein produces the protein MSEVKDPVWRQALSGAQILFVAFGALVLVPILTGLNPSMALLGAGVGTIIFQLCTKRQVPIFLGSSFAFIAPIIYSVQTWGLPSTMAGLFAAGWLYLAFSLAIYLRGAEFVHRIMPPVVVGPIIMIIGLGLANVAVNMAMGKTGDGKAVLVDYNTALLVAGISLATTATVAVRARGIFRLLPVLSGVAVGYVVSIFLGLVDFSKIAAAPWLEVPKFVTPEWNWSAVLFMVPVALAPAIEHVGDVVAIGAVTGKDYTVKPGLHRTMLGDGLAVCAAALVGGPPVTTYAEVTGAVMITRCYNPVIMTWAAGFAIVMAFFGKFNAILQSIPVPVMGGIMMLLFGSIASVGLNTLIHAQVDMHRPRNLIIVSLVLVFGIGGLSINVAGQHLHGVSLCGIAAILLNLLLPKGEAAPMGGDAVEEEPEETVA, from the coding sequence ATGTCTGAAGTAAAAGATCCGGTCTGGCGCCAGGCGCTGTCCGGCGCGCAGATCCTTTTTGTCGCCTTCGGCGCGCTGGTGCTGGTACCGATCCTTACCGGCCTGAACCCGAGCATGGCTCTTCTCGGCGCGGGGGTGGGCACCATCATCTTCCAGCTCTGCACCAAGCGCCAGGTCCCCATTTTCCTGGGGTCTTCCTTCGCCTTCATTGCGCCCATCATCTACAGCGTGCAGACCTGGGGGCTTCCCTCGACCATGGCCGGCCTCTTCGCCGCCGGCTGGCTCTACCTTGCTTTCTCGCTCGCCATCTACCTGCGCGGCGCCGAGTTCGTGCACCGCATCATGCCACCGGTCGTGGTCGGCCCCATCATCATGATCATCGGCCTTGGCCTCGCCAACGTGGCGGTCAACATGGCCATGGGCAAGACCGGCGACGGCAAGGCCGTCCTGGTGGACTACAATACCGCGCTCCTCGTGGCGGGCATTTCGCTCGCCACCACCGCTACCGTGGCGGTGCGCGCCCGTGGCATCTTCAGGCTGCTGCCGGTCCTCTCCGGCGTCGCGGTGGGGTACGTAGTCTCCATCTTCCTCGGCCTGGTCGATTTCTCCAAGATCGCCGCCGCCCCGTGGCTCGAAGTGCCGAAGTTCGTGACGCCGGAGTGGAACTGGTCCGCGGTGCTGTTCATGGTCCCGGTCGCCCTGGCGCCCGCCATCGAGCATGTCGGGGACGTGGTCGCCATCGGCGCGGTCACTGGCAAGGACTACACTGTGAAGCCGGGCCTGCACCGCACCATGCTCGGTGACGGCCTCGCGGTCTGCGCCGCTGCGCTGGTCGGCGGCCCTCCGGTCACCACCTACGCCGAGGTTACCGGCGCTGTCATGATCACCCGCTGCTACAACCCGGTCATCATGACCTGGGCAGCCGGCTTCGCCATCGTGATGGCCTTCTTTGGCAAGTTCAACGCCATTCTGCAGTCCATCCCGGTGCCGGTCATGGGCGGCATCATGATGCTCCTGTTCGGTTCCATCGCCTCGGTCGGCCTGAACACCCTGATCCACGCCCAGGTTGACATGCACCGTCCGCGCAACCTGATTATCGTGTCGCTGGTGCTGGTCTTCGGCATCGGCGGGCTCAGCATCAACGTGGCCGGCCAGCACCTGCACGGCGTGAGCCTGTGCGGCATCGCTGCCATCCTCTTGAACCTCCTGCTCCCGAAAGGTGAGGCCGCCCCGATGGGTGGCGACGCCGTCGAGGAAGAACCCGAGGAGACCGTGGCGTAG
- the bfr gene encoding bacterioferritin, translating into MKGNERVIEQLNVRLAEELTATNQYMVHAEMCENWGYKRLYAAIRERAITEMTHAEKLIERILFLEGRPIVSRLDPIHIGGEIPKMHQFDHALEESAIKGYNESIKLALELGDNGTKELLESILKQEEDHIDDIEAQLDQISQMGVQNYLVDQVG; encoded by the coding sequence ATGAAGGGTAACGAGAGGGTGATCGAGCAGTTGAACGTACGCCTGGCTGAGGAGCTGACCGCCACCAACCAGTACATGGTGCATGCGGAGATGTGCGAGAACTGGGGCTACAAGAGGCTGTACGCCGCGATCAGGGAGCGCGCCATCACTGAGATGACGCACGCGGAGAAACTGATCGAGCGGATCCTCTTCCTGGAAGGGAGGCCCATCGTGAGCAGGCTGGACCCGATTCACATCGGCGGTGAGATCCCGAAGATGCACCAGTTCGACCACGCTCTCGAGGAGAGCGCCATCAAGGGGTACAACGAGAGCATCAAGCTGGCCTTGGAACTGGGGGACAACGGGACCAAGGAACTGCTGGAATCGATCCTCAAGCAGGAGGAGGATCACATCGACGACATCGAGGCCCAGCTGGACCAGATCTCCCAGATGGGTGTGCAGAATTACCTGGTCGACCAGGTGGGGTGA
- a CDS encoding PAS domain-containing protein produces MNEINEQELYRQLVQNCNDAIIYSDRDGLIRLWNKGAEEMLGFSAEEALGQSLDIFIPENQRARHWEGYYRVMEAGTTRYAKELLAAPALKKDGTRLSTEFSMTIIRDAEGKVAGTVAVMRDVTARWQKEKTLRARLAELEKAQGA; encoded by the coding sequence ATGAACGAGATAAACGAACAGGAACTGTACCGGCAACTGGTACAGAACTGCAACGACGCCATCATCTACTCTGACAGGGACGGGTTGATCAGACTGTGGAACAAGGGGGCGGAAGAGATGCTGGGGTTTAGTGCCGAGGAGGCGCTGGGGCAGTCGCTGGACATCTTCATCCCCGAGAACCAGCGCGCCCGGCACTGGGAGGGGTACTACCGCGTTATGGAGGCCGGCACCACGCGCTACGCCAAGGAACTCCTGGCGGCCCCCGCCCTCAAAAAGGACGGCACGCGCCTCTCGACCGAGTTCTCCATGACTATCATCAGGGACGCCGAGGGGAAGGTTGCCGGGACCGTGGCCGTAATGCGGGACGTGACCGCCCGCTGGCAGAAGGAAAAGACGCTGCGGGCGCGCCTGGCCGAACTGGAAAAGGCACAGGGCGCTTAG
- a CDS encoding methyl-accepting chemotaxis protein, whose protein sequence is MFKNKLMHKILAIIGVNLLVGIAIVGCLAIWLQYSSTMKLQEQSSRTMSAVIIDEIKSFMMKDDSKSVLNLAKTAKEQKFGFDLQIYGKDAKDPVTGAVNKDVTESFATGKRIEKREVVDGVHTLRAVVPMKNEQRCQQCHDAGDKYLGAVLLTSSLEDGYQSAVRMIAILVGAGCIFFICMMGGMYFFFRKSVMQEILFFSEKLKDIAEGEGDLTKEIPVRSGDEIGDLARHINHLVQKLRETITVLYDLAESISISLCHVSSRAAKTVTSAADQKQRSEAVAVAAEEMAATLNVVAGNTHQAAGFSSEVDEAANRGMSVVDSACNSITMIRENVAQTLGTVQRLETSSAQIGDIIVLIEDIADQTKLLALNAAIEAARAGEHGRGFAVVADEVKMLSEKTATSTKEIAKIITNIQIESREAARSITEEQGRVEDGVEKSAAARECLERILGLAGETAQLINQIASATEEQSATTDEIAEKIHNVSSSASGVHEDMQESDRAFTDLTRVAEQIFSTVGKFSVGNRHDEMKALATELRDKLTATLEQGVASGKITMADLFDRNYRPISDTSPQKYHTAFDSFFDQYVSPVQEEVLGRKGTIFFAICVDDHGYVPCHNLRYSKPLTGDPETDKVNNRTKRIFNDKTGLKAAQNMEPYLLQTYMRDTGEIMNDISTPIMINNRHWGAVRLGYLAK, encoded by the coding sequence ATGTTCAAGAACAAGCTGATGCACAAGATCCTCGCGATCATCGGTGTGAACCTTTTGGTGGGCATCGCCATCGTGGGGTGCCTGGCGATCTGGCTCCAGTACAGTTCCACCATGAAGCTGCAGGAGCAGAGCAGCCGTACCATGTCGGCGGTCATCATAGACGAGATCAAGTCGTTCATGATGAAGGACGATTCCAAGTCGGTGCTCAATCTCGCCAAGACCGCGAAAGAACAAAAGTTCGGCTTCGACCTGCAGATCTACGGCAAGGACGCCAAGGATCCGGTCACCGGAGCGGTAAACAAGGACGTGACGGAAAGTTTTGCCACCGGCAAGCGCATAGAGAAGCGGGAGGTGGTCGACGGCGTCCATACCCTGCGCGCCGTGGTCCCCATGAAGAACGAGCAGCGCTGCCAGCAGTGCCACGATGCCGGCGACAAGTACCTGGGCGCCGTCCTGCTCACCTCGTCCCTGGAAGACGGCTACCAGAGCGCAGTCAGGATGATCGCGATACTGGTTGGTGCAGGGTGCATCTTCTTTATCTGCATGATGGGAGGGATGTACTTCTTCTTCAGGAAGTCGGTGATGCAGGAGATCCTCTTCTTCTCCGAGAAGCTCAAGGACATCGCGGAAGGGGAGGGGGACCTTACCAAGGAGATTCCGGTGCGCTCCGGCGACGAGATCGGCGACCTGGCGCGCCACATCAACCACCTGGTCCAGAAGCTGCGCGAGACCATAACGGTGCTCTACGATCTCGCCGAGAGTATCTCCATCTCGCTGTGCCATGTCTCCAGCCGCGCCGCCAAGACCGTGACCTCTGCTGCCGACCAGAAGCAGCGATCCGAGGCGGTAGCCGTGGCTGCGGAAGAGATGGCGGCGACCCTGAACGTCGTGGCCGGTAATACCCACCAAGCAGCAGGATTCTCCTCGGAGGTCGACGAGGCTGCTAACCGCGGCATGAGTGTCGTGGACAGCGCCTGCAACTCCATCACCATGATCAGGGAGAACGTGGCCCAGACCCTGGGGACCGTGCAACGGCTGGAGACGTCGTCGGCGCAGATCGGTGACATCATCGTCCTTATCGAGGACATCGCGGACCAGACCAAGCTCCTCGCCCTCAACGCCGCAATCGAGGCCGCGCGTGCCGGCGAGCACGGACGGGGGTTCGCCGTGGTCGCCGACGAGGTGAAGATGCTTTCCGAAAAGACCGCAACCTCGACCAAAGAAATCGCCAAGATCATCACCAACATCCAGATCGAGAGCCGGGAGGCCGCCCGCTCCATCACCGAGGAACAGGGGCGCGTGGAAGACGGGGTCGAGAAGTCGGCGGCGGCCCGGGAATGCCTGGAGCGGATCCTGGGCCTGGCGGGCGAGACGGCGCAGCTCATCAACCAGATTGCCTCCGCCACCGAGGAGCAGAGCGCCACCACCGACGAGATCGCCGAAAAGATCCACAACGTCTCCAGTTCCGCCTCAGGGGTACATGAGGACATGCAGGAAAGCGACCGGGCTTTCACCGACCTGACCCGGGTAGCAGAGCAGATCTTCTCGACTGTAGGCAAATTCAGCGTCGGCAACCGGCACGACGAGATGAAGGCCCTTGCCACCGAGCTGAGGGACAAGTTGACCGCGACCCTGGAGCAGGGGGTGGCATCGGGCAAGATCACCATGGCCGACCTCTTCGACCGCAACTACCGCCCCATTTCCGATACCTCGCCGCAGAAGTACCACACCGCGTTCGACAGCTTCTTCGACCAGTACGTCTCGCCGGTGCAGGAGGAGGTGCTGGGGCGGAAGGGGACCATCTTCTTCGCAATCTGTGTCGACGACCACGGCTACGTCCCCTGCCATAACCTGCGCTACTCCAAGCCCCTGACCGGTGACCCGGAGACCGACAAGGTGAACAACAGGACCAAGCGGATCTTCAACGACAAGACCGGACTCAAGGCGGCCCAGAATATGGAGCCGTACCTGCTGCAAACCTACATGAGGGACACCGGTGAAATCATGAACGACATTTCCACCCCAATCATGATCAACAACCGGCACTGGGGCGCCGTCCGGCTGGGATACCTCGCCAAGTAG
- a CDS encoding acetyl-CoA hydrolase/transferase C-terminal domain-containing protein, translating into MSEYGTLQDRVQCKQLLNKVMAPEQTIEFFKNGMNLGWSGFTPAGYPKVVPIALADHVEKNNLQGKLKFNLFIGASVGAETEDRWATLDMIDRRWPYQTGKNIAAGINAGRIRMGDKHLSLFAQDLGYGFYTKDSESGKLDLAIIEVSAIKEDGSLVPTSSCGVIPEILMICDKIILEVNTGQPSFEGIHDLLTPLTPPNRQIFGITHAGERIGSTSIPCDPSKVVAVVESKLRDQGRAFAEQDDTSEAIANHIIDFFTAEVKAGRLPKNLLPIQSGVGSIANAVIGGLAKGPFTNLTVYTEVLQDTMLDLFDSGKLDAASSCSLSLSASPGFPRFFENMDKYFDKITLRPLSISNAPEPIRRLGCIAMNTPVEIDIFAHANSTLVGGTRMINGLGGSGDFLRNGFLKMMHTPSSRPSKTDPTGISCVVPHCSHIDHTEHDLDCVITEQGLADLRGLAPKDRARKIIEKCAHPDYKAQLTEYLNIAEKDCLARKVGHEPQLWDRAFKMHLNLEKNGTMKLKNWDVKIDLCED; encoded by the coding sequence ATGTCCGAGTACGGCACACTTCAAGACCGGGTACAATGCAAACAACTTTTGAACAAGGTCATGGCTCCCGAGCAGACCATCGAGTTCTTTAAGAACGGGATGAACCTTGGTTGGTCCGGTTTTACCCCGGCCGGTTATCCGAAAGTGGTGCCCATCGCCCTGGCTGACCACGTCGAGAAGAACAACCTGCAGGGCAAGCTCAAGTTCAACCTCTTCATCGGCGCTTCCGTCGGTGCCGAGACCGAAGACCGCTGGGCGACTCTGGACATGATCGACCGCCGCTGGCCGTACCAGACCGGCAAGAACATCGCAGCGGGCATCAACGCCGGCCGCATCCGCATGGGTGACAAGCACCTCTCCCTGTTCGCACAGGACCTGGGCTACGGCTTCTACACCAAGGACTCCGAGAGCGGCAAGCTCGACCTCGCCATCATCGAAGTTTCCGCCATCAAAGAAGACGGCTCCCTGGTGCCGACCTCTTCCTGCGGCGTCATCCCGGAAATCCTGATGATCTGCGACAAGATCATCCTCGAGGTGAACACCGGACAGCCTTCCTTCGAAGGTATCCATGACCTGCTGACCCCGCTCACCCCGCCGAACCGCCAGATCTTCGGCATCACCCACGCCGGCGAGAGGATCGGTTCCACCTCGATCCCCTGCGATCCGAGCAAGGTCGTGGCCGTGGTCGAGTCCAAGCTGCGCGACCAGGGTCGTGCCTTCGCCGAGCAGGATGACACCTCCGAGGCGATTGCGAACCACATCATCGACTTCTTCACCGCCGAGGTGAAAGCCGGCCGTCTGCCGAAGAACCTGCTCCCGATCCAGTCGGGCGTCGGCTCCATCGCCAACGCCGTTATCGGCGGCCTGGCCAAAGGCCCCTTCACCAACCTGACCGTCTACACCGAGGTACTCCAGGACACCATGCTCGACCTGTTCGACTCCGGCAAGCTCGACGCGGCGTCCTCCTGCTCCCTGTCCCTCTCCGCTAGCCCGGGCTTCCCGCGCTTCTTCGAGAACATGGACAAGTACTTCGACAAGATCACCCTGCGTCCGCTCTCCATCTCCAACGCACCGGAGCCGATCCGCCGTCTGGGTTGCATCGCTATGAACACCCCGGTCGAGATCGACATCTTCGCGCACGCCAACTCCACCCTGGTCGGCGGTACCCGCATGATCAACGGCCTCGGCGGTTCTGGCGACTTCCTCAGGAACGGCTTCCTGAAGATGATGCACACCCCGTCTTCCCGTCCGAGCAAGACCGACCCGACCGGTATCTCCTGCGTCGTGCCGCACTGCTCGCACATCGACCACACCGAGCACGACCTCGACTGCGTCATCACCGAGCAGGGTCTCGCCGACCTGCGTGGTCTGGCTCCGAAGGATCGCGCCAGGAAGATCATCGAGAAGTGCGCCCACCCGGATTACAAAGCACAGCTCACCGAGTACCTCAACATCGCAGAGAAAGACTGCCTGGCGAGGAAGGTCGGCCACGAGCCGCAGCTGTGGGATCGCGCATTCAAGATGCACCTCAACCTTGAGAAGAACGGCACCATGAAGCTCAAGAACTGGGATGTGAAGATCGACCTCTGCGAAGACTAA
- the xerC gene encoding tyrosine recombinase XerC, whose translation MKRAIEQFCAYLETERNVSPHTLAAYKSDLEQFASFLEGRSEPRPEAVDHLAIRQHLAQLHKGHAKSSIGRKLSAIRALFRFLLREGRLEKNPAELVSTPKKEKRLPFHLNIDQVSALVQAPAGSSLPLRDRAVLETLYSCGIRVSELTGMNVGDLDLTDGVARVMGKGGKERIVPVGSFARQALAAYLAERGESAPSEPLILNSRGKRINRRSVTRIVDNHMLLIAAMRKVSPHTLRHTFATHLLEGGADLRAIQELLGHASLSTTQKYTHVSIDKLMEVYDKAHPKARG comes from the coding sequence ATGAAACGCGCCATCGAGCAATTCTGCGCTTACCTGGAGACCGAGCGCAACGTCTCCCCCCACACGCTCGCCGCCTACAAAAGCGACCTGGAGCAATTCGCCTCCTTCCTGGAAGGGCGCAGTGAGCCACGCCCTGAGGCCGTCGATCACCTGGCCATCAGGCAGCACCTGGCGCAGTTGCACAAGGGACACGCCAAGAGTTCCATCGGCCGCAAGCTCTCGGCGATCCGGGCACTGTTTCGCTTCCTGCTCCGGGAAGGACGCCTGGAGAAAAACCCCGCCGAGTTGGTCAGCACGCCCAAGAAAGAGAAGCGCCTCCCCTTCCACCTGAACATCGACCAAGTGAGCGCGCTGGTGCAGGCGCCGGCCGGGTCGAGCCTGCCGCTTCGGGACCGGGCGGTACTGGAAACGCTCTATTCCTGCGGCATCAGGGTGAGCGAGTTGACGGGGATGAACGTGGGGGACCTCGATCTCACCGACGGGGTGGCGCGGGTCATGGGCAAGGGGGGCAAGGAGCGCATCGTGCCGGTGGGCTCCTTCGCCCGGCAGGCCCTCGCCGCCTACCTCGCCGAGCGCGGCGAGTCCGCGCCGTCCGAGCCGCTCATCTTGAACAGCCGAGGCAAAAGGATCAACCGGCGCAGCGTCACGCGCATCGTGGACAACCACATGCTGCTCATCGCCGCCATGCGCAAGGTTTCCCCGCACACGTTGCGCCACACCTTTGCCACCCACCTGTTGGAAGGGGGCGCCGACTTGAGGGCAATCCAGGAGCTTCTGGGGCACGCCTCGCTCTCCACTACCCAGAAGTACACCCACGTCAGCATCGACAAGCTGATGGAGGTCTACGACAAAGCCCACCCCAAGGCCCGCGGCTAG
- a CDS encoding DUF362 domain-containing protein, translating into MYQVALERVSDYGREQMREGVARLLEPLGGMERYVKPGERVLIKPNLLSAKPPEAAVTTHPELLRAVILEVRRVGGVPLVGDSPGVGSGRRVAERSGMMAVVEETGAEFVPFTASIPVAGAGTFKEFQLARPYLEADRLINLPKLKTHEMMTMTCCVKNLFGAVVGTAKAAWHLKAGADKELFANMLIELYRLREPDLNIVDAVVAMEGDGPGSGDPCQVGVLLAGDNAVAVDQVAARVAGIPRQLLYLENAARRMGLPGSNPEEVAVLGPDPDQVLERPLRLPHLSDVQFGLPGFLKNRLRNQFTSRPEVALDKCELCSVCVKACPPAAIRVKGGRLRFDYQRCIRCFCCRELCPHAALTLKDGWLLWLMKKTGRSL; encoded by the coding sequence ATGTACCAGGTAGCGCTGGAGCGGGTTTCGGATTACGGGCGCGAACAGATGAGGGAAGGGGTGGCCCGGCTCCTGGAACCGTTGGGCGGGATGGAGCGCTACGTCAAGCCGGGCGAACGGGTGCTGATCAAACCCAATCTCCTTTCGGCGAAGCCACCCGAGGCGGCGGTGACGACACATCCGGAGCTGCTGCGCGCGGTGATCCTGGAGGTGCGCCGAGTCGGTGGGGTGCCGCTGGTAGGGGACTCGCCGGGGGTGGGGAGCGGCCGTCGAGTCGCCGAGCGTTCGGGCATGATGGCTGTCGTCGAGGAGACCGGGGCCGAGTTCGTTCCCTTCACCGCATCGATTCCTGTCGCCGGTGCGGGCACCTTCAAAGAGTTCCAGCTGGCGCGCCCGTACCTCGAGGCGGACCGGCTGATCAATCTCCCCAAGTTGAAAACCCACGAAATGATGACCATGACTTGTTGTGTGAAGAACCTGTTCGGGGCCGTGGTGGGGACCGCCAAGGCGGCTTGGCATCTCAAGGCCGGGGCCGACAAGGAACTCTTTGCCAACATGCTCATCGAACTGTACCGGCTGCGCGAACCGGACCTTAACATCGTCGACGCCGTCGTGGCCATGGAAGGTGACGGTCCCGGTAGCGGCGACCCCTGCCAGGTCGGCGTGCTCTTGGCCGGAGACAACGCGGTCGCCGTGGACCAGGTCGCCGCAAGGGTGGCAGGCATCCCGCGGCAACTGCTCTACCTGGAAAACGCCGCCCGGCGCATGGGGCTCCCCGGCTCCAACCCCGAGGAGGTCGCGGTGCTGGGGCCGGACCCCGACCAGGTGCTGGAGCGCCCGCTGCGGCTCCCCCATCTTTCCGACGTCCAGTTCGGGCTCCCGGGCTTCTTGAAGAACCGGCTCCGAAACCAGTTCACCTCTCGCCCCGAGGTCGCGCTGGACAAATGCGAGCTCTGCAGCGTTTGCGTCAAGGCGTGTCCACCGGCTGCAATACGGGTTAAGGGGGGGAGGCTCCGCTTCGACTACCAGCGCTGCATCCGCTGCTTCTGCTGCCGTGAACTCTGTCCGCACGCGGCGCTGACTCTCAAGGACGGCTGGCTGCTTTGGCTGATGAAGAAAACCGGCCGCTCTTTGTAG
- a CDS encoding lytic transglycosylase domain-containing protein, translated as MLKVTLVILALLTPCFALAAPGDPTLDFGRKEHQTQQLASADLALSKGLGLTSADFPGNEDLAAADPDDFELKLPEMDLPDSDIPLTFNSKVEYFTRYFQGSGRGFFAKWLSRSERYIPMMKTVLKKEGLPEDLVYLAMIESGFIPHAVSVASAVGPWQFMPATGKRYALRINPWIDERRDPLKATVAAALYLKELYALFNNDWYLAAAGYNAGENKILRAINMYNTRDFWEISKGSYLARETKDYVPKLLAAAIIAKEPAKFGFADVAYLPPIEFDQVPIPSRTDLDVMAKACGVPLQNIKELNPELRRATTPPDYPGYQLKVPKGAGATCLTEYAKIPESERYVERVRNVQYRAKKRDTLASIARRFNTSQQTIAELNNLGKKKVKLAGRVLTIPVQVASARAETHPVAAEAKVEAKAEAKVETPTHVAKAEAEPKELHKYYTVKKGDTLASLAKRFNVTARLLSAWNNLKTRVALKPGKRIIVAKYQEKKGTKDEG; from the coding sequence ATGCTTAAAGTTACCCTCGTCATACTTGCTCTTCTGACTCCCTGCTTCGCCCTTGCCGCGCCCGGAGACCCTACCCTGGATTTCGGACGCAAGGAGCATCAGACCCAGCAACTCGCCTCGGCTGACCTCGCCCTTTCCAAGGGCCTCGGCCTTACCTCCGCCGATTTTCCCGGCAACGAAGACCTTGCCGCTGCCGACCCCGATGACTTCGAACTGAAACTGCCGGAGATGGATCTGCCGGATTCCGACATCCCCCTTACCTTCAACTCCAAGGTCGAATACTTCACCCGCTACTTCCAGGGCTCCGGCCGCGGCTTTTTCGCCAAGTGGCTCTCCAGGAGCGAGCGCTACATCCCGATGATGAAGACGGTGCTCAAGAAGGAAGGACTCCCCGAGGACTTGGTCTACCTGGCCATGATCGAGAGCGGGTTCATCCCCCATGCCGTTTCCGTGGCGAGCGCCGTCGGCCCCTGGCAGTTCATGCCGGCGACCGGCAAGCGCTACGCACTCAGGATCAACCCCTGGATCGACGAGCGGCGCGATCCGCTCAAAGCCACCGTCGCTGCCGCGCTCTATCTTAAGGAACTCTACGCGCTGTTCAACAACGACTGGTACCTGGCCGCGGCGGGGTACAACGCCGGTGAGAACAAGATCCTGCGCGCCATCAACATGTACAACACCCGCGACTTCTGGGAGATCTCCAAGGGGAGCTACCTGGCCCGCGAGACCAAGGACTACGTCCCCAAGCTGCTTGCCGCCGCCATCATCGCCAAGGAACCCGCCAAGTTCGGCTTCGCCGACGTCGCCTACCTCCCGCCGATCGAGTTCGACCAGGTGCCGATCCCGTCCCGCACCGACCTGGACGTGATGGCCAAGGCCTGCGGCGTTCCCCTGCAGAACATCAAGGAGCTGAACCCGGAACTGCGCCGCGCCACCACGCCGCCGGACTACCCGGGATACCAACTCAAGGTCCCCAAGGGCGCCGGTGCCACCTGTCTCACCGAGTACGCCAAGATCCCCGAGTCGGAGCGCTACGTCGAACGGGTCAGGAACGTGCAGTACCGGGCCAAGAAGCGCGACACCCTGGCCTCCATCGCCCGGCGCTTCAACACCAGCCAGCAGACCATCGCCGAATTGAACAACCTGGGCAAGAAGAAGGTGAAGCTTGCCGGTCGTGTCCTGACCATCCCGGTACAGGTAGCTTCGGCGCGTGCCGAAACGCACCCGGTGGCAGCTGAAGCGAAGGTGGAAGCCAAGGCCGAGGCGAAGGTCGAGACCCCGACCCACGTGGCCAAGGCCGAGGCGGAGCCCAAGGAGTTACACAAGTACTACACCGTCAAAAAGGGCGATACCCTCGCCTCGCTCGCCAAGAGGTTCAACGTAACGGCGAGGCTTCTCTCCGCATGGAACAACCTGAAGACCCGGGTGGCCCTGAAGCCCGGCAAGCGCATCATCGTCGCAAAGTACCAGGAGAAGAAAGGCACCAAGGACGAAGGCTAG